A window from Sphingobacterium hotanense encodes these proteins:
- a CDS encoding PKD-like family lipoprotein yields MNSINTKGSTLLIIGLALLSGLFGSCSKDLGNYNYSEISELAISNLEQQYAVLTGVDTLILSPIVGGDLASSSEADLEYRWTLRMQGTSRAADTIGTSAQLKFPVGVEKGQYLLEFRVRDRSTGIVFSKRANLAVSTPFTRGILILGETQTGEVEAQMLSMIADTILMDGLIRNSGLGQTLTKPGEIMYGGGFVDSHKLVWIFTESGSYFFDRERMSSASTNTISSFLMPTDPIDVQQEQPIAMAPQIIKSDGTISDEFSRAIVTRTGNIYTTSTLLGQGEFYNPINRLASDFERLLPAAPFLMYPLGSMSSMMWYNQEEDRFMALAGFMFIDHSSYPVEAAGEVFSWNLGAQGQELIYAENTFNRDGGFVNGNTFAVVGEGSKQRYIYKFHARGSNPVKLASYGVKEIAFNFHQAEQYAFSSNRTVVFYTVNQRLFAYDYNPGNERLYPLDPLPGQDITMIKFDTQQNPAENSLYIAGYKAGQGTLKRFNLDNNPNHVALQAVPSAAWDGLLKIKNINWKAERY; encoded by the coding sequence ATGAATTCTATAAATACGAAAGGCAGTACTTTACTCATCATCGGGCTGGCGCTCTTGAGCGGATTGTTTGGTAGCTGTAGCAAAGACCTGGGAAATTATAATTACTCGGAAATCAGCGAACTCGCTATTTCGAACTTAGAGCAGCAATATGCGGTGCTCACGGGGGTAGATACCCTGATCCTCTCGCCTATTGTAGGGGGAGACCTGGCTAGTTCCAGCGAAGCTGATCTGGAATATCGTTGGACCTTGCGCATGCAAGGGACTAGCCGCGCAGCCGATACCATTGGCACCAGCGCGCAGCTGAAGTTCCCTGTGGGAGTGGAAAAGGGACAGTACCTCTTGGAGTTTCGCGTCAGGGATCGTAGCACGGGCATAGTTTTCAGCAAAAGAGCGAACCTTGCGGTTTCCACACCCTTTACACGTGGCATCCTTATCCTGGGTGAAACGCAGACAGGCGAGGTTGAAGCCCAGATGCTATCGATGATAGCCGATACGATTCTGATGGATGGTTTGATCAGGAATAGCGGACTAGGTCAGACACTGACAAAGCCTGGAGAGATCATGTATGGTGGAGGATTCGTGGACTCCCATAAACTGGTGTGGATCTTTACCGAGTCAGGGTCCTACTTCTTCGATCGGGAGCGCATGAGCAGTGCAAGCACCAATACCATTTCCAGCTTCCTGATGCCAACCGATCCCATTGACGTGCAACAGGAGCAGCCTATAGCTATGGCTCCGCAGATCATCAAATCTGACGGCACGATAAGCGATGAGTTCAGTCGCGCGATTGTCACCCGGACAGGAAATATCTACACGACCTCGACTTTATTGGGACAAGGTGAATTTTATAACCCCATAAACCGATTGGCCTCTGATTTTGAGCGGCTCTTGCCCGCGGCACCCTTCCTGATGTATCCACTGGGAAGCATGTCCTCCATGATGTGGTATAATCAAGAAGAGGACCGGTTTATGGCACTGGCAGGTTTTATGTTCATCGATCATTCTAGTTATCCCGTAGAGGCCGCTGGCGAGGTTTTCTCCTGGAACTTAGGAGCCCAAGGTCAGGAGCTCATCTATGCCGAGAACACTTTTAACCGGGATGGAGGCTTCGTGAATGGCAATACATTTGCCGTGGTGGGTGAAGGGTCAAAGCAGCGTTATATCTATAAGTTCCATGCGCGCGGCAGCAATCCGGTCAAGCTTGCTAGTTACGGGGTTAAAGAAATAGCTTTCAATTTCCACCAAGCCGAGCAGTATGCGTTCAGTTCGAATCGCACGGTTGTGTTTTATACCGTAAATCAGCGCCTGTTTGCGTACGATTATAATCCGGGAAACGAACGGCTCTATCCACTTGATCCCCTGCCTGGGCAGGACATCACCATGATCAAGTTCGATACGCAGCAGAACCCTGCGGAGAATTCGCTTTACATCGCGGGCTATAAGGCCGGCCAGGGCACCCTAAAGCGGTTCAATTTGGACAATAACCCCAATCACGTCGCGCTTCAGGCTGTTCCCAGCGCAGCCTGGGATGGCCTGTTGAAAATAAAAAACATCAACTGGAAAGCGGAGCGTTACTAA
- a CDS encoding TlpA disulfide reductase family protein, with protein MRLRFFIALLAAFPWAGFAQEITYEVRIRTADPKPGNMLFLVRDFGWPNQQIIDSAELRSSGYRFTGRIDEPMKLQAVLRHQGTEFPKMKDADLIDFYAEQGEIEIRGTDSLKKATVNAGAINQRFQEFQHNARTHTQMYTHTIADLYGKSTQEERESPEFSKRAAAIFRKIFAVQDSIKRAFIQQHPDSYVSLELFKEVASKDYDATANVDLFQLLSPQVRQWPSAVPIASYMADQKLLAVGNEAPDFLQYDVDQKPVKLSDFRGKYVLLDFWASWCGPCRAENPVVVKAYQKYRDQNFTVLGVSLDAEKQKAAWIKAIQDDKLTWTNVSDLKGWKNQAASLYKVNSIPKNFLIDPNGKIIARNLRGDDLEIYLRKFLNAD; from the coding sequence ATGAGACTTAGATTCTTTATTGCGCTGCTTGCGGCGTTCCCTTGGGCGGGCTTCGCTCAAGAAATCACCTACGAGGTTCGTATCCGCACGGCAGACCCCAAACCGGGCAATATGCTGTTTTTGGTTAGGGATTTTGGATGGCCTAATCAGCAGATCATTGATAGCGCGGAGCTCCGCAGTAGCGGATACCGATTCACAGGGAGAATCGACGAACCGATGAAGCTCCAGGCCGTACTGCGCCATCAGGGAACGGAATTTCCAAAAATGAAAGATGCAGATCTGATCGATTTCTATGCTGAACAGGGTGAAATTGAAATCCGCGGGACCGATTCACTAAAAAAAGCAACGGTTAATGCCGGTGCAATAAACCAGCGTTTCCAGGAATTTCAGCACAATGCCCGCACCCACACGCAAATGTACACCCATACTATAGCGGATTTATACGGCAAGAGTACCCAGGAAGAAAGAGAATCCCCAGAATTTTCCAAGCGAGCCGCGGCCATCTTTAGAAAAATCTTTGCCGTTCAAGATTCGATCAAACGTGCGTTCATTCAGCAGCATCCGGACTCCTACGTCAGTTTAGAGCTATTTAAAGAGGTGGCTAGCAAAGATTATGATGCGACGGCGAACGTAGATCTCTTCCAACTCCTAAGCCCTCAGGTCAGGCAATGGCCATCAGCGGTACCCATTGCCTCCTATATGGCGGATCAGAAACTTCTGGCCGTGGGGAATGAGGCTCCTGATTTCCTTCAATACGATGTCGATCAAAAGCCAGTCAAGCTATCGGATTTCCGTGGAAAATACGTTCTGCTGGATTTTTGGGCGTCATGGTGCGGCCCCTGTCGCGCGGAAAACCCGGTTGTCGTGAAGGCCTACCAGAAGTATCGCGACCAAAATTTTACGGTGTTGGGGGTTTCTCTGGATGCCGAGAAGCAGAAGGCAGCCTGGATAAAGGCCATCCAGGACGACAAGCTGACCTGGACGAACGTGTCGGATCTCAAAGGCTGGAAAAATCAGGCGGCCAGCCTGTATAAGGTGAACTCGATTCCCAAGAACTTTTTGATCGATCCCAATGGCAAGATTATCGCCAGAAACCTCAGAGGGGATGACTTAGAGATTTATTTGCGTAAGTTTCTGAACGCCGATTAA
- a CDS encoding response regulator, whose product MALLKILLAEDHHVVRNGIKLVLQSQADLSVVGEYDNGQAVFEAMEQSIDADLLITDLDMPIKGGISFIREFAQHYPHLPILVLTMLDDSRHLAEAFSAGAKGYLLKNIGAEELIYAVRRTSAGGQYLCEELSMRFVEQAIQEQHTKSSIATDPQYDLSERESEVLQLLADGYTNKEIAEQLFLSRRTVEGHRENLINRFGCRNTAVLIKRATGLGLLR is encoded by the coding sequence ATGGCCCTATTGAAAATCCTCCTTGCGGAAGATCACCATGTTGTTAGAAACGGAATCAAACTTGTACTTCAGAGTCAAGCGGATCTCAGCGTAGTGGGAGAATACGATAATGGACAAGCGGTGTTCGAGGCTATGGAACAGTCCATTGACGCGGACCTCTTGATCACTGACCTCGATATGCCCATCAAAGGTGGCATTTCCTTTATACGGGAATTCGCACAACATTATCCCCATCTTCCCATCTTGGTATTGACCATGTTGGATGATAGCAGGCACCTGGCCGAAGCATTCAGCGCTGGCGCTAAAGGCTATTTACTCAAGAACATCGGAGCCGAGGAACTGATCTACGCCGTTCGACGCACGTCCGCAGGCGGGCAGTACCTTTGCGAAGAACTATCCATGCGCTTTGTCGAACAAGCGATACAAGAGCAACATACAAAATCTTCTATTGCTACAGATCCGCAGTACGACCTCTCTGAGCGCGAAAGTGAGGTACTACAGCTATTGGCTGACGGCTACACCAACAAGGAGATCGCTGAACAGCTTTTTTTATCCCGCCGTACCGTAGAAGGTCATCGCGAAAACCTGATCAACAGGTTTGGGTGTCGTAACACGGCGGTCTTGATCAAGCGGGCGACAGGCTTAGGCCTTCTCAGATAA
- a CDS encoding nucleotidyl transferase AbiEii/AbiGii toxin family protein, whose amino-acid sequence MMVDFEIINQIKAIRISSLVRDDHFMDSLVLKGNAISMEYGLSERASYDLDFSMEYDFVEEIRVVETKLKNLLSEGFLENGLVTFDIKLNAKPKMLRSEVQEFWGGYYLDSN is encoded by the coding sequence ATGATGGTAGATTTTGAAATCATTAATCAGATTAAAGCAATTAGAATCAGTTCGCTTGTCCGGGATGATCATTTTATGGACTCATTGGTGTTAAAGGGAAATGCGATCAGTATGGAGTATGGACTTAGTGAACGTGCTTCTTATGATCTGGATTTTTCCATGGAGTATGATTTTGTAGAAGAAATAAGGGTGGTGGAAACTAAGCTGAAGAATTTGTTATCGGAAGGGTTTTTAGAGAATGGTTTGGTAACGTTTGATATTAAATTAAACGCCAAGCCCAAAATGCTAAGAAGCGAGGTGCAAGAATTTTGGGGAGGGTATTATCTTGATTCAAATTGA
- a CDS encoding TlpA disulfide reductase family protein: protein MKVTKLYITLTGLIVGLLCVSLQAAAQKPNFTLVGKFKNWPLSRHVVVIYGEGQQAVTDTVPVSKGKLLYKAYLEQPTEFAIYYDSPTSSQKKDSRRFLAAQGKVTLKHPDSLKTAAITGPLATLEYEQLQAQSKPFINQMVNIRIQAQQLLNQNENQDYSALEKEFKVAQEGLRQCYIAFIKEHPRSIVSLQVIKQLDGVNYADAQVYALYQDLSPQVQESPEGKRIRGRFEIGMKTSPGAILEDFTSLDTARRPLSLGEVKAQGTVTLVDFWASWCKPCREENPNLRKLYEKFHGKGLNIIAISLDRSEEAWKNAIRLDSLPWYHVSSLKFWDEPIVKQFGIQSVPESFLLDSEGRIIGRSLRGDQLHQAVQQALRAPLDSLQVRSMLKQFRETKDKARKLSIYQQLRDEPVLLNQAYGGLTVAGMQKEIALDLARQGKVHAFRSWAGQMTASAMRDITIAAGYDTLSKNMKSEDFLHIIRVPLDSLQSEPNWSNEQINLYSKLLDLYLRDIPQERSKDIVAYMTPLFRAQGNYYPADNIKANNDQPDHFKASRSFRYAKALLHSQQKDQAIMVIARAAEAGIFSPKQFKEIEAALSLTGLQQSVERHLALAKANYATKVRRLLEKNKEPASAAALRQGKKNYVLLDFWGTWCLPCRASHPKLVKIYEEFKGQGLEIVSIAHESPGPIDEVKKKWQKGIADDQLTWPQILNNDGLEGFDAIKEFSIAMFPTKILLDKDFNQIAVFQGADSTDKLHQMLEKLLRMD from the coding sequence ATGAAGGTTACTAAACTATACATAACACTTACCGGACTGATTGTGGGACTGCTGTGTGTGTCGCTTCAAGCGGCTGCACAGAAGCCCAACTTCACCTTGGTCGGGAAATTCAAAAACTGGCCCCTTTCTCGCCATGTTGTCGTGATTTATGGCGAAGGTCAACAGGCCGTCACCGATACGGTGCCAGTCAGCAAGGGAAAGTTGCTTTATAAAGCATACCTAGAGCAACCTACTGAATTTGCTATTTACTATGATAGCCCCACGAGTTCTCAAAAAAAGGATAGCCGGCGGTTTCTTGCGGCTCAAGGGAAGGTCACCTTAAAACATCCTGACTCCCTAAAAACAGCCGCGATTACGGGTCCGCTTGCTACGCTAGAATATGAGCAGTTACAAGCGCAATCAAAACCGTTTATCAATCAGATGGTTAACATCCGAATTCAAGCACAGCAGCTGCTAAACCAAAACGAAAACCAAGACTATTCCGCTTTGGAGAAAGAGTTTAAAGTGGCCCAAGAAGGTCTGCGGCAGTGCTATATCGCATTTATCAAAGAGCACCCCCGTTCGATCGTTTCTTTACAGGTTATTAAACAGCTCGATGGCGTAAATTATGCTGACGCCCAGGTGTACGCTCTCTACCAAGACTTATCCCCGCAAGTGCAAGAAAGTCCAGAAGGTAAGCGGATTCGAGGCAGGTTTGAAATCGGTATGAAAACAAGCCCGGGCGCTATTCTTGAAGACTTCACTTCGCTCGACACCGCACGCCGTCCGCTCAGTTTAGGTGAAGTGAAGGCGCAAGGGACCGTTACTCTGGTAGACTTTTGGGCGAGCTGGTGTAAGCCCTGCCGGGAAGAAAACCCGAACCTTAGAAAACTATACGAAAAATTTCATGGCAAGGGTCTGAACATCATTGCTATTTCACTCGATCGATCCGAAGAAGCCTGGAAAAATGCAATCCGTTTAGACAGTTTGCCTTGGTATCACGTTTCTAGCTTAAAGTTTTGGGATGAGCCTATCGTAAAGCAATTCGGCATCCAAAGTGTGCCGGAATCTTTTTTGCTGGATAGCGAGGGCCGCATCATCGGGCGAAGCCTACGCGGCGACCAGTTACACCAAGCCGTACAGCAAGCCCTTAGAGCCCCACTAGACTCCCTGCAGGTACGCTCCATGCTCAAGCAATTCAGGGAAACCAAGGATAAAGCGCGCAAGCTGAGCATTTACCAGCAGTTACGCGATGAACCCGTGCTGTTAAATCAGGCTTATGGCGGATTGACCGTCGCCGGCATGCAGAAAGAAATCGCACTGGATTTGGCTCGCCAAGGAAAGGTTCATGCGTTCCGCTCTTGGGCAGGCCAGATGACTGCATCGGCCATGCGAGACATCACCATCGCTGCCGGATATGACACCCTGTCCAAAAACATGAAAAGTGAAGACTTCCTTCACATAATACGCGTGCCCTTGGACTCGCTCCAAAGTGAACCCAATTGGAGCAACGAACAGATCAACCTCTATTCGAAACTGCTCGACCTTTATCTCAGAGACATTCCTCAGGAGCGTTCTAAAGACATAGTGGCCTATATGACGCCCTTGTTTCGTGCTCAAGGGAATTACTACCCTGCTGACAACATTAAAGCGAACAATGATCAGCCCGATCACTTCAAGGCTTCCCGTTCTTTCCGTTACGCCAAGGCACTGCTGCATAGTCAGCAGAAAGACCAAGCCATCATGGTTATAGCGCGGGCTGCCGAAGCTGGGATTTTCTCCCCCAAGCAATTTAAAGAAATCGAAGCAGCGCTGTCGCTCACAGGATTACAGCAGTCCGTCGAGCGCCATCTTGCGCTGGCTAAAGCGAATTACGCAACTAAAGTTAGACGACTGCTGGAAAAAAACAAAGAACCTGCCTCCGCTGCTGCGCTACGTCAGGGGAAAAAAAACTACGTATTGCTCGATTTCTGGGGAACCTGGTGTTTACCATGTCGCGCATCCCATCCTAAGCTCGTGAAGATCTACGAAGAGTTCAAAGGACAGGGCCTGGAGATCGTCAGTATCGCACATGAAAGTCCAGGTCCCATTGACGAGGTTAAGAAAAAATGGCAAAAGGGAATTGCCGACGATCAACTTACCTGGCCGCAGATCTTGAACAACGACGGTTTAGAAGGCTTTGATGCGATCAAAGAGTTCTCGATTGCCATGTTCCCGACAAAGATACTTCTTGATAAAGATTTCAATCAGATCGCAGTGTTTCAGGGCGCCGACAGCACAGACAAGTTACATCAAATGCTCGAAAAATTATTGCGCATGGATTGA
- a CDS encoding RagB/SusD family nutrient uptake outer membrane protein, with amino-acid sequence MRILKICIAISMLFFASGCEESLEVKIPAGVYDAEKVFQSKESTEAALRGIYQSMTTGGFSFKVNPFLAVIGGNFGLASDELIHAGPSQEQQLFLENNLNSLSSTVSGIWSSFYSYIYQSNRFIEGVKRSTALDEPTRNNLLGEAYFIRAISLFYLTNIYGDIPMPLTADYNQNSQLASSDQQSIYKQVVSDLQYAISAMTASAPEAGNRYRASQAAADALLARVYLYQKDWSLAAQHASAVIDNEAFVLETLRTVFTAASKEAIWQLANPGGNLYSIEAATMSGNYANYANGTYRLSPFLLDQFSVDDQRLALWTKLGTSGSGIGTRAPRKLWVTGNAEPGAVKEATTPLRLAELYLIRAEAYAQQNKLPQAIGDIDAIRARAGASDQADADFRLLSVAHPQASQAQVLAYVQQERLRELFSEQGHRWFDAKRSGVPLTTFFQGRKPDIAQTDQFLPIPENDLQTNNKLTQNEGY; translated from the coding sequence ATGAGAATATTGAAAATATGTATTGCTATATCTATGCTATTCTTCGCATCAGGTTGCGAAGAAAGCCTGGAGGTGAAAATTCCGGCTGGCGTATACGACGCTGAAAAAGTGTTCCAAAGCAAAGAAAGCACCGAGGCCGCCTTGCGTGGAATTTACCAGAGTATGACCACCGGGGGCTTTTCGTTCAAAGTCAATCCGTTTTTGGCGGTCATAGGCGGCAATTTCGGCTTGGCATCGGATGAATTGATCCATGCCGGACCTTCCCAAGAACAGCAACTGTTCCTGGAGAACAATTTGAATTCCCTCAGCTCTACCGTATCGGGCATATGGTCTTCATTTTATTCCTATATCTACCAGAGTAATCGCTTCATTGAGGGAGTCAAGCGGAGCACGGCGCTCGATGAACCTACTCGCAACAACTTGCTGGGGGAAGCATATTTTATCCGCGCAATTTCGCTGTTTTACCTAACCAACATCTATGGCGACATCCCTATGCCGTTGACGGCGGATTACAACCAAAATTCCCAGCTAGCAAGTTCCGACCAACAAAGCATCTATAAGCAGGTCGTGTCTGACCTCCAGTACGCGATTTCGGCCATGACCGCATCTGCCCCGGAAGCAGGAAACCGCTACCGCGCGAGCCAGGCGGCCGCAGACGCGCTGCTTGCCCGGGTCTATCTCTATCAAAAAGATTGGTCACTGGCTGCCCAACACGCCAGTGCCGTAATCGACAATGAGGCATTTGTCCTGGAAACCCTGCGCACGGTCTTTACCGCAGCATCCAAAGAAGCGATATGGCAGCTGGCGAACCCAGGAGGAAACCTATACTCGATCGAGGCAGCCACGATGTCGGGAAACTACGCCAACTATGCTAACGGGACCTATCGGTTATCTCCATTTCTGCTCGATCAGTTCAGCGTCGATGATCAGCGTTTAGCGCTGTGGACAAAGCTTGGCACTAGCGGCTCCGGAATAGGAACGCGAGCTCCGCGTAAATTGTGGGTCACCGGCAACGCAGAACCTGGTGCCGTAAAGGAGGCTACTACACCGCTGCGTTTGGCGGAGCTATATTTAATTAGGGCCGAGGCCTACGCGCAACAAAATAAACTTCCGCAGGCGATCGGGGATATAGACGCAATTCGCGCACGTGCAGGGGCATCGGATCAGGCCGATGCCGATTTCCGGCTCCTTTCGGTCGCCCATCCGCAAGCGTCACAGGCGCAGGTGCTTGCTTACGTCCAGCAGGAAAGGCTTCGTGAACTCTTCAGCGAACAGGGGCATCGCTGGTTTGATGCCAAGCGATCGGGCGTTCCCTTGACGACATTCTTCCAAGGCCGCAAGCCGGATATAGCACAAACTGATCAATTTCTTCCTATCCCTGAAAACGATTTACAAACGAACAACAAACTTACTCAAAATGAAGGTTACTAA
- a CDS encoding SusC/RagA family TonB-linked outer membrane protein, which yields MQHRIKQCQALQGYLNPLHMKTRDLCEPEQKQRTKQLSLLLTIMKLTFSLIILLTMTAFTVAYSQKITIKAHEEPLVNVLKELRRQSGLAYVANAQAINKATPVTINLNSTSLQDALKKIFDGQPLRYKVQDQLLFIEARPVAASTPSTETATGTQGNVRPDREDQQPITGRVLDGDGRALSGATVKYQGGKKVAITDAQGGFVLIDVPLGAEISVHYLGYDTQHLRVSQQHIRVTLTASSSVLDETQVIAYGKTSKRLNTGNVFTVSGEEISRSPVMNPMAALEGRVPGMIVSQSSGVPGSTVNLQIRGRTQVDPDLGAGESPLIIIDGIPLASGNEDLNNLLSAISGTGTHGLSPFATINPGDIESIDVLKDADATAIYGSRGASGVIIITTKRGKTDGLSIHVRAVTGFSKAQKPDLLTTPEYLMMRREAFANDGIEMTSSNAYDLLLWDTTRVGLVDQLIGGRSAYSNIEGSISGGNELTRFNLGGSYFKESDVFPNITDLAPNKRTNGFINVSTTSANKRFIADFRGNYSFTHNQAPGADLSQYLTLPPHIKLFEADGSLAWNEGGRKTDNPLAQLLRTYSAKTTNLIASALLGYKFMENLELKASVGYNRILTDELRNTPLTAQNPMDSRSAMSQFGKTEYHSLIFEPQLHYQKSTTFGTFTGLLGGTWQAQRSDRMNFTIKDYPSDDFLGTLIGIPSSGFSNPSSSDNEYKYTAAFGRLSYNLHNKYLINLSGRRDGSSRFGPNFRFSNFGAIGGAWIFSNENFFTRFAELMSFGKLRASYGVTGNDKIGDYKYRDLYGSDPWGPTYDQQLALSPTSLFKPDLHWERNKKLEVAVELGFLKDRIIFGAAWYRNRSSDPLVQYALPYSTGFSSVTANLTGVVVQNKGLELTVNSKNIASSNFEWRTSFNLTLPSNKLIAYPGLENSTYAKKYVIGRPLDLVFASHFLGVDPTTGLYSVEDLNGSGKYEIVNINGDLRSGFDSEPAFYGGLQNDFRYKDFALSFFFNFTKQWMQNWRSLAGTSPVGGIRNMPRYVLNRWREVGDETDVQRFTTISSASNSLVGNYASSSSDAKWENIFFARLRTVELRYSLPGKWMNKVGVRQLNVMLQGQNLFTYSPFRGSDPQTIYTQKLAPLRTYVVGLQMNL from the coding sequence ATGCAACATCGCATTAAGCAGTGCCAAGCTTTACAGGGGTATCTCAATCCATTACATATGAAAACGCGGGATTTGTGCGAGCCAGAGCAAAAGCAGCGCACCAAACAACTAAGTCTTTTATTGACGATCATGAAATTAACATTCAGCCTTATAATACTGCTGACCATGACGGCATTCACTGTCGCATACTCACAGAAAATAACTATAAAAGCGCACGAAGAACCACTCGTGAATGTGCTAAAAGAACTGAGACGCCAGAGTGGGCTCGCCTATGTGGCAAATGCGCAGGCGATCAACAAAGCTACACCGGTGACCATAAACCTCAATTCCACATCCCTACAAGACGCACTAAAGAAGATATTCGATGGTCAACCGCTACGTTACAAGGTGCAGGATCAACTGCTTTTCATTGAAGCGCGCCCGGTAGCTGCCAGCACGCCCAGCACCGAAACAGCCACTGGTACCCAGGGAAACGTCCGGCCCGATAGAGAAGACCAACAGCCCATTACCGGACGCGTACTGGACGGCGATGGCCGAGCGCTAAGCGGTGCTACGGTCAAGTACCAAGGCGGCAAAAAAGTAGCCATCACCGATGCTCAGGGCGGGTTTGTGCTGATTGACGTACCGTTGGGAGCGGAGATCTCCGTTCATTACCTAGGCTATGATACGCAGCATCTACGCGTTTCCCAGCAGCACATCCGCGTTACCCTGACAGCGAGCTCGTCGGTGCTCGATGAAACGCAAGTAATCGCCTACGGCAAAACCTCCAAACGACTAAATACCGGCAACGTTTTTACGGTCAGCGGAGAGGAGATCAGCCGTTCCCCCGTGATGAATCCTATGGCTGCGCTGGAGGGGCGCGTTCCGGGGATGATCGTCAGCCAAAGTAGCGGCGTTCCAGGCTCTACGGTCAACTTACAGATCCGCGGACGCACGCAGGTGGACCCAGATCTAGGAGCCGGAGAATCCCCATTAATCATTATCGATGGGATTCCACTGGCCAGTGGGAACGAGGATCTGAACAATTTGCTTTCAGCTATATCGGGCACGGGCACGCATGGCCTTAGTCCCTTTGCCACCATCAACCCCGGCGATATCGAAAGTATCGATGTACTGAAAGATGCTGATGCGACGGCTATCTACGGAAGTCGTGGGGCATCGGGAGTGATTATCATTACGACCAAAAGAGGGAAAACAGACGGCCTTTCCATTCATGTAAGAGCAGTAACGGGATTCAGTAAGGCACAGAAGCCCGACTTATTGACCACGCCGGAATATTTGATGATGCGCCGCGAAGCGTTCGCCAACGACGGCATCGAAATGACCAGCAGTAACGCTTATGACCTATTGCTTTGGGACACCACGCGGGTGGGGTTAGTCGATCAGCTCATCGGCGGCAGATCGGCATACTCGAACATCGAGGGATCCATATCCGGTGGCAACGAGCTCACCAGGTTTAACCTTGGCGGATCTTATTTCAAAGAGTCCGATGTTTTTCCGAATATCACTGACCTAGCGCCCAATAAACGGACAAACGGATTTATCAACGTCTCAACCACGTCGGCCAATAAGCGTTTCATCGCAGATTTCCGCGGAAATTATTCCTTTACCCACAACCAAGCTCCGGGCGCCGATCTCTCGCAATACCTCACCTTACCGCCACATATTAAACTGTTTGAAGCAGACGGGTCGCTGGCGTGGAATGAAGGAGGGAGAAAGACCGACAATCCGCTGGCGCAATTGTTGAGGACCTATTCCGCAAAAACCACTAACCTGATCGCCAGCGCCCTTTTGGGGTACAAATTTATGGAAAACCTGGAGCTAAAGGCAAGCGTCGGCTACAATCGGATCCTAACCGATGAGCTCCGCAACACGCCTTTGACCGCGCAGAACCCCATGGACTCGCGCTCGGCCATGTCACAGTTTGGCAAGACAGAATATCACAGCCTTATATTTGAACCGCAGCTGCACTACCAAAAGTCGACCACGTTCGGGACTTTTACCGGATTGCTCGGCGGAACCTGGCAAGCGCAGCGTAGCGACAGGATGAACTTTACCATCAAGGATTACCCCAGTGACGATTTCTTAGGCACCTTAATCGGTATCCCCAGCTCAGGGTTTAGCAACCCCAGCAGCTCCGACAATGAGTACAAGTATACGGCTGCTTTTGGCCGTTTGAGTTATAACCTGCACAACAAATACTTAATAAACTTGTCTGGAAGAAGGGATGGCTCAAGCCGCTTCGGTCCGAACTTCCGATTCTCCAATTTTGGTGCGATCGGCGGCGCATGGATCTTCAGCAACGAGAACTTCTTTACCAGATTCGCGGAGCTGATGAGTTTCGGAAAACTCCGGGCAAGCTACGGGGTGACCGGAAATGATAAAATTGGAGACTACAAGTATCGCGATCTATATGGCTCGGACCCATGGGGGCCAACCTATGATCAGCAGCTGGCCCTTTCCCCCACTTCGCTCTTTAAGCCTGACCTGCATTGGGAGAGGAACAAAAAGCTCGAAGTCGCCGTAGAACTCGGATTCTTAAAAGATCGGATTATCTTTGGCGCAGCCTGGTACCGCAACAGATCAAGCGATCCTTTGGTGCAGTATGCATTGCCTTACTCCACAGGCTTTTCATCGGTCACGGCAAACCTAACAGGCGTCGTGGTACAAAACAAAGGACTGGAGCTCACCGTAAATAGCAAGAACATCGCGTCTTCAAATTTTGAATGGCGCACATCGTTTAACTTGACGCTCCCGTCCAACAAACTCATTGCATATCCAGGTCTGGAGAACAGCACCTACGCAAAAAAATATGTCATAGGCAGACCGTTAGATCTGGTCTTCGCGAGTCACTTCCTAGGCGTGGATCCCACCACAGGGCTGTACTCCGTGGAGGATCTAAATGGCAGCGGAAAGTATGAGATTGTTAACATCAATGGTGATCTGCGGTCCGGTTTCGACAGCGAACCTGCGTTTTATGGCGGATTGCAAAACGATTTCAGGTATAAAGATTTTGCGCTCAGCTTCTTCTTCAACTTCACTAAACAGTGGATGCAGAACTGGCGTTCGCTCGCAGGGACAAGCCCCGTGGGCGGCATTAGGAATATGCCCCGCTACGTGCTCAACAGGTGGCGAGAAGTGGGCGATGAGACCGATGTGCAGCGATTCACTACGATTAGTTCAGCATCCAATTCGCTGGTGGGCAACTATGCCAGTTCCTCCAGTGACGCAAAATGGGAGAACATTTTTTTCGCCCGTTTGCGCACCGTGGAATTACGCTATAGTCTCCCCGGCAAATGGATGAATAAAGTCGGGGTACGCCAGTTGAACGTCATGCTACAAGGGCAGAACCTCTTTACCTACTCCCCTTTCCGCGGTAGCGATCCACAGACCATTTACACGCAGAAGTTGGCGCCACTGCGCACCTATGTGGTGGGTCTGCAGATGAATCTATAA